Proteins encoded within one genomic window of Gallus gallus isolate bGalGal1 chromosome 1, bGalGal1.mat.broiler.GRCg7b, whole genome shotgun sequence:
- the GEMIN8 gene encoding gem-associated protein 8, with product MEQTPQEMEETEPWYSQKMYARYWKHYDLAMRWMHRHQEAYRKAMESFYHVPWPPYAASPSRRYSDWDGDDPPCTHNRFSNYSPRGRAQQYMDAQPGKEDDDREEEEEDSEVEEDSESEGEFEYDLSNMEITEELRQFFAQTERHREELRRQQQLEAEQQEMYVEADQDLYRNMKRSVEPPAERPGERRVAEMEKLYGDEAAKILAMETAMQLIFDRNCDKKQPKYWPIIPLKL from the exons ATGGAACAAACTCCGCAAGAGATG GAAGAAACTGAGCCATGGTATTCTCAGAAAATGTATGCAAGATACTGGAAGCACTATGATTTAGCTATGCGCTGGATGCATAGACACCAGGAAGCCTACAGGAAAGCCATGGAGTCCTTTTATCATGTACCATGGCCTCCTTATGCAGCTTCTCCAAGTAGACGCTACTCAGACTGGGATGGGGATGACCCGCCTTGTACCCACAACCGTTTTTCCAACTATAGCCCAcgtggcagagctcagcagtaCATGGATGCCCAGCCAGGGAAGGAGGATGATgacagggaggaggaagaggaagactCTGAAGTGGAGGAAGACTCGGAGTCTGAAGGGGAGTTTGAATATGACCTGAGTAACATGGAGATCACGGAGGAACTTCGCCAGTTTTTTGCCCAAACAGAGAGGCATCGGGAAGAACTAC ggagacagcagcagctggaagctgaGCAACAAGAAATGTATGTGGAGGCTGATCAAGACCTTTACAGAAACATGAAGCGTTCTGTGGAGCCACCTGCAGAAAGACCTGGGGAGAGAAGAGTGGCAGAAATGGAGAAACTGTATGGTGATGAAGCCGCCAAAATCCTAGCTATGGAGACTGCCATGCAGCTTATCTTTGACAGAAATTGTGACAAAAAACAGCCCAAATACTGGCCAATTATTCCCCTCAAGCTGTGA